One part of the Tenacibaculum sp. 190130A14a genome encodes these proteins:
- a CDS encoding HmuY family protein, which translates to MKKIILLMAAVSTLVFTSCSDSDGEVSQPVQAVTITDFYAPQNADYTVTPPVISGDFAKFSFKEGKKVTGDNWDIAIRGTRILVNGGSVIGLTDEPARTGSASLAVVSNTFAEVKTAPADSEFKQDAAGVYALPHGSGNGWYTYAGGVVTRIAGKVFVVKTIDGNYAKMSIKSYYKNDDSSNIANARYYRFEYVYNPNVGDKSFQ; encoded by the coding sequence ATGAAAAAAATAATTTTATTAATGGCAGCGGTATCTACTTTAGTTTTTACTTCATGTAGTGATAGTGATGGAGAAGTTTCGCAACCGGTACAAGCAGTAACGATAACTGATTTTTATGCTCCTCAAAATGCTGATTATACAGTGACTCCTCCAGTAATTTCAGGAGACTTTGCTAAATTTAGTTTTAAAGAGGGTAAAAAGGTAACTGGAGACAATTGGGATATTGCTATTAGAGGAACTAGAATTTTAGTTAACGGAGGAAGTGTAATTGGTTTAACCGATGAACCAGCTAGAACAGGAAGTGCTTCTTTAGCTGTAGTAAGCAACACTTTTGCTGAAGTAAAAACGGCTCCAGCTGATAGTGAATTTAAGCAAGATGCAGCCGGTGTTTACGCGTTACCTCATGGTTCTGGAAATGGATGGTATACCTATGCTGGTGGTGTAGTTACTCGAATTGCTGGAAAGGTTTTTGTTGTGAAAACAATTGATGGGAACTATGCTAAAATGAGCATTAAGAGTTACTATAAAAATGATGATTCATCAAATATTGCGAATGCAAGATATTATAGATTCGAATACGTTTATAACCCAAACGTAGGAGACAAGAGTTTTCAATAG
- the uvrA gene encoding excinuclease ABC subunit UvrA: MKKDISTVNPKENIIIKGAKLHNLKDIDVVIPRNKLVVITGLSGSGKSSLAFDTLYAEGQRRYVESLSSYARQFLGKLHKPKVDYIKGIAPAIAIEQKVNSTNPRSTVGTSTEIYDYIKLLFARIGKTYSPISGKEVKKHTVTDVINHVKAFEERTKMLLLAPIAINKNRDLKTVLQVLTQQGYARLKYNDTVYRIDEFPIGEFKGNELLLVVDRIVVKEEEDFYNRLADAIQTAFFEGKGICFIENLTDNSTTEFSNKFELDGISFLEPNTHLFSFNNPYGACPTCEGYGSVIGIDEDLVIPNTGLSIYENAIFPFKTDSYKKYKNDLILNAEEFGISIHKPWFELTQEQQELVWNGTKKFKGINHLFKKLEEKSYKIQNRVMLSRYRGKTKCTDCNGKRLRKEADYVQVYGKVISDLVTMPLDELADFFNGIQLNKYEEKIGKRLLTEINNRLQFLQDVGLSYLTLNRTSNTLSGGESQRINLATSLGSSLVGSMYILDEPSIGLHPKDTERLINVLKNLRDLGNTVIVVEHDEDIMKEADYIIDIGPEAGTYGGNVVAEGTFKDIMKSDTLTAKYLSEDLKIEVPNQRRNSKNTIDIVGARENNLKNIDVSFPLNNLTVITGVSGSGKSTLVKKILYPAMQKQLIGYGNKIGQHTDVKGSFETLKHVEFIDQNPIGRSSRSNPVTYIKAYDDIRKLLSNQKLSKIRNYQPKHFSFNVDGGRCEVCKGEGEVTIEMQFMADVHLKCETCNGKRFKKEVLEVNFEGKNIDDILNLTIDDAVDFFMKYDQKKVASKLKPLQDVGLGYVQLGQSSSTLSGGEAQRIKLASFLIKGNTKDKALFIFDEPTTGLHFHDIKKLLASFNALIEKGHSIIVIEHNIELIKCADYIIDLGAEGGKNGGNLIFTGTPEELAKNKESYTASYLAEKL; this comes from the coding sequence ATGAAAAAAGACATTTCTACTGTAAACCCTAAAGAAAACATCATTATTAAAGGAGCTAAACTCCATAATTTAAAAGATATTGATGTAGTCATACCTCGAAATAAATTAGTGGTTATTACTGGGCTTTCTGGATCTGGAAAATCTTCATTAGCTTTTGATACCTTATATGCAGAAGGACAACGAAGATATGTAGAAAGTTTATCTTCCTATGCACGTCAATTTTTAGGAAAATTACATAAGCCTAAAGTTGACTATATTAAAGGGATTGCTCCTGCAATTGCTATTGAACAAAAAGTAAACTCTACCAACCCAAGATCTACTGTAGGTACCTCAACAGAAATTTATGATTATATTAAATTACTTTTTGCACGAATTGGTAAAACCTATTCTCCAATTTCTGGTAAAGAAGTAAAAAAACATACGGTAACTGACGTTATCAATCATGTAAAAGCCTTTGAAGAACGCACAAAAATGTTGTTGTTAGCTCCAATAGCTATTAACAAAAATAGAGATCTTAAAACGGTTCTTCAAGTACTTACTCAACAGGGATACGCTCGTTTAAAATACAACGATACTGTTTATAGAATTGATGAATTTCCTATTGGGGAATTTAAAGGAAATGAACTTTTGTTAGTTGTTGATCGAATTGTTGTAAAAGAAGAAGAAGATTTTTACAATCGTTTAGCAGATGCCATTCAAACTGCTTTTTTTGAAGGTAAAGGAATTTGCTTTATTGAAAACTTAACGGATAATTCGACTACAGAATTTAGTAATAAATTTGAACTGGATGGCATTAGTTTTTTAGAACCTAATACACATTTATTTAGTTTTAATAATCCTTATGGTGCTTGTCCAACTTGTGAAGGGTACGGGAGTGTTATTGGAATTGATGAAGACTTAGTCATTCCAAACACTGGGTTATCTATTTATGAAAATGCTATTTTCCCTTTTAAAACAGATTCTTATAAAAAATATAAGAACGATTTAATTTTAAATGCTGAAGAATTCGGAATATCAATTCATAAACCTTGGTTCGAATTAACTCAAGAACAACAAGAATTGGTTTGGAATGGAACTAAGAAATTTAAAGGAATCAATCACTTATTTAAAAAATTAGAAGAAAAAAGCTATAAGATTCAAAACAGAGTAATGCTTTCTCGTTATAGAGGAAAAACCAAATGTACCGACTGTAATGGAAAACGTCTTCGTAAAGAAGCTGATTACGTTCAGGTATATGGTAAAGTAATCTCTGATTTGGTGACCATGCCTTTAGATGAACTAGCCGATTTCTTTAACGGGATTCAACTGAATAAATATGAAGAAAAAATTGGAAAACGTTTGTTAACTGAGATTAATAATCGATTACAATTTTTACAAGATGTTGGATTAAGTTATTTAACATTAAATAGAACCTCTAATACACTCTCTGGAGGAGAAAGTCAACGTATTAACTTAGCTACATCTTTAGGTAGTTCATTAGTAGGGTCTATGTACATTTTAGATGAACCAAGTATTGGGTTACACCCGAAAGATACAGAACGTCTAATTAATGTTTTAAAAAACCTTCGCGATCTAGGAAATACTGTGATTGTTGTTGAACATGATGAAGATATCATGAAAGAGGCAGATTATATTATTGATATTGGTCCAGAAGCAGGTACTTATGGGGGAAATGTTGTTGCTGAAGGAACTTTTAAAGACATTATGAAATCAGATACGCTTACAGCAAAATACCTATCTGAAGATTTAAAAATTGAAGTTCCAAACCAACGAAGAAACTCTAAAAACACCATTGATATTGTAGGTGCAAGAGAAAATAATCTTAAAAACATTGATGTATCTTTTCCTTTAAATAATTTAACCGTTATTACGGGAGTATCAGGAAGTGGAAAAAGTACATTGGTTAAAAAAATTCTTTATCCTGCCATGCAAAAACAATTGATAGGATACGGAAATAAAATAGGACAACATACTGATGTAAAAGGTAGTTTTGAAACCTTAAAGCATGTTGAATTTATTGATCAAAACCCTATAGGGCGTTCTTCACGTTCTAACCCTGTTACTTATATCAAAGCCTATGATGATATTAGAAAGTTGTTATCCAATCAAAAACTATCTAAAATAAGAAACTACCAACCTAAACATTTTTCTTTCAATGTAGATGGAGGTCGTTGTGAGGTTTGTAAAGGTGAAGGAGAAGTTACGATTGAAATGCAGTTCATGGCAGATGTTCATTTAAAATGTGAAACATGTAATGGTAAACGATTTAAAAAAGAAGTTTTAGAAGTTAATTTTGAAGGTAAGAATATTGATGATATTCTTAATTTAACAATTGATGATGCGGTTGATTTCTTTATGAAATACGATCAGAAAAAAGTAGCCTCAAAACTAAAACCTTTACAAGATGTTGGTTTAGGTTATGTACAATTAGGGCAGTCATCTTCTACCCTATCTGGAGGTGAAGCACAACGTATTAAGCTGGCTTCATTCTTAATTAAAGGTAATACAAAAGATAAGGCTCTATTTATTTTTGACGAACCTACTACTGGATTACATTTTCATGATATCAAAAAGCTATTAGCCTCTTTTAATGCCTTAATAGAAAAAGGCCATTCTATTATTGTAATTGAACATAATATTGAACTGATAAAATGTGCAGATTATATTATTGACTTGGGTGCAGAAGGTGGAAAAAATGGAGGTAATTTAATTTTTACAGGAACCCCAGAGGAATTAGCTAAAAATAAAGAATCTTATACCGCTTCTTATTTAGCTGAGAAGTTGTAA